TTTTTTGAAGCAAACCTGCCAAAAAAAAATTAGGCTCGCAAGTTTTTTCTGTCCGACAATTGTCGGACAGAAAAAGGAGGAGATTTTATTATTTTATCTTTTCTAATAATTCTAAGGCATTTTTATTTTCAGGATCAAAATCTAAAATTTGTTTTAACTCCTTTTTGGCTTCTTGATGTTGGTTTAGGGCATAAAAACATCCAGCCAAAGTATATCTTATTTCAGTTTTAGTAGGATTTAAGGCAAGATAATCCTCTAAATAGGAAATTGCTTCCTCTATTTTATTTAAAGCATAAGCTGCCTGCACCACGCCATAAATAGCAACCAAGTTTTCTGGATTTATACTAAGTGCCTTTTTAAAGAAATTTAATGCGTTTTGTTGCTCTCCTGCTTCAACTTCTAGCAAGCCTAGTCCAGCATAGGCTTTGTCATTTTTAGAATCTACTTCTAAGGTTTTTTGGTAAAGAGTTTTTGCTTTATCTAATTCTCCTTTTTGCACATAAACAGTAGCAAGACCTAGATAGGGGTCAGCATGTTTACCATTGGAAGCGCAGGCTTTTTCATAATATTCTTCAGCCTTACTAAGCTCACCCATGAAAAGATAACATTCTCCTAACTCTTTGTTGATTTCATAATCTAAATTACTCATAACATCTCCTCCCAAAAATGTTTTTTTAAATTTAATGCACCATGCGTGCCAGAATTAAGAACAAGT
This region of Desulfonauticus submarinus genomic DNA includes:
- a CDS encoding tetratricopeptide repeat protein; the encoded protein is MSNLDYEINKELGECYLFMGELSKAEEYYEKACASNGKHADPYLGLATVYVQKGELDKAKTLYQKTLEVDSKNDKAYAGLGLLEVEAGEQQNALNFFKKALSINPENLVAIYGVVQAAYALNKIEEAISYLEDYLALNPTKTEIRYTLAGCFYALNQHQEAKKELKQILDFDPENKNALELLEKIK